A window of Thioalbus denitrificans genomic DNA:
CGGCTGGCTGGGGCCGTAGATGTCGGCGTCCAGGATGCCCACCTTGGCGCCCTCGGCGGTGAGTGCCAGTGCCAGGTTGACGGCGGTGGTGGACTTGCCCACGCCGCCCTTGCCGGAGGCCACGGCGATGATGTTCTTGATGCCCTTGATGGGCTTGAGGCCCTTCTGCACGGCATGGGAGGTCACCTTGGTGCTCACCTCGACGGCCACCGCCTCCACGCCGTCGATACCCTTGATCTGCGCCTCCACATCGGCGGCGAGCTGGCCGCGGTAGCCGGCGTTGGGGAAGCCGAGCTCCACCTGCACCGTCACCTTGCCGCCGTCCACCTGGATATCCTTCACCGCGTGGGCGGAGACCAGGTCCTTCTCCAGGTACGGATCCACGTATGCCTTCAGTGCGGTTTCCACCTGCTCGCGGGTGATTTCTGCCATTTACGCCTCCTCGCTGCCTTCGCCCCGGCTCGGGGCGAACATTAGAAATGGGAATACTTCTAATTTACTCGAATGGCCGCGGAGTTTACCACGTCCGCCCGGCCGGGAGTACTGCTATTTCTCAATAAACCCTGCTGAAATAAGTGTTTAGCACCGCCTCCCGCGCACTTGCCGGCTCCCGTGGCCGCGCCGGCCCGGGAGCCTTCGCCCCCGTCGCGGCCAGGGCTCCGACCGGGCCACACCGTGCATCGGGCGCCGTGATACTGATATATTTGTCCTTTTGATGCATTTCCAACCCCCGGGAGCTCCACATCCACCGGGGAATGCCGTTTTCCATCTATTCCGTGACCGACATGCCCGAGAAGAAACGCCGAATCCTCGTCACCAGCGCCCTGCCCTACGCCAACGGCTCCATCCACCTCGGCCACCTGGTGGAGTACATCCAGACCGACATCTGGGTGCGCTTCCAGAAGAGCCGCGGCCATCACTGCGTCTATGTCTGCGCGGACGACGCCCATGGCACTCCCATCATGCTGCGGGCGGAGCAGGAGGGAATCACGCCCGAGGCGCTGATCGAACGGGTGGAGGCGGAGCATCAGGCGGATTTCTCGGAGTTCCTGGTGGGTTTCGACAACTACTACTCCACCCACTCGCCGGAGAACCAGCACTACGCCAACCTCATCTACACCCGGCTGCGCGACGCCGGCCACATCGCCACGCGGACCATCACCCAGGCCTTCGACCCCGTCAAGGAGATGTTTCTCCCCGACCGGTTCATCAAGGGTGAGTGCCCCCGCTGCGGCACCCCGGACCAGTACGGCGACAGCTGCGAGTCCTGCGGCGCCACCTACGCCCCCACCGATCTGAAGAATCCCCGCTCGGCCATCTCCGGCGCGGTCCCGGTGGAAAAGGAGTCGCTGCACTACTTCTTCCGGCTCGGGGACTTCGAGCCCTTCCTGCGCAGCTGGGTCGCCGAGCACATCCAGCCCCAGATGCAGAACAAGCTGGGCGAATGGTTCGAGACCGGGCTGCAGGACTGGGACATCTCCCGCGACGCCCCCTACTGGGGCTTCGAGATCCCCGATGCGCCGGGCAAGTTCTTCTATGTCTGGCTGGACGCGCCCATCGGCTACATGGCCAGCTTCCAGAACTACTGCGACCGCACCGGGGAGTCCTTCGACGACTACTGGGGCCGGGAGTCCGGCGCCGAGCTGTACCATTTCATCGGCAAGGACATCGCCTACTTCCACACCCTGTTCTGGCCGGCGGAACTGCACGGAGCGGGCTTCCGCACGCCCTCGGCGGTGTTCTGCCACGGCTTCCTCACCGTCAACGGCCAGAAGATGTCCAAGTCGCGCGGCACCTTCATCATGGCCCGCACCTACCTCAGGCACCTGCGCCCCGAATACCTGCGCTACTACTTCGCCACCAAGCTCGGCTCCGGCATCGAGGACCTCGACCTGAACCTGGAGGACTTCCGCCAGCGGGTCAACTCGGACCTGGTGGGCAAGGTGGTGAACATCGCCAGCCGCTGCGCCGGCTTCATCCACAAGCTGTTCGAGGGCAGGCTGGCCGCCACGCTGCCCGACCCCCACACCTACGGCGAGTTCGTGGCCGCCGGCGAGTCCATCGCCGAAGCCTACGAGGCGCGTGAGTTCAGCCGCGCCATGCGCGAGGTGATGCAGCTGGCGGATCGGGCCAACCAGTACATCGACGAGCAGAAGCCCTGGGTGATGGCCAAGGACCCGCTGCGCGCACCGGAGGTACAGGCGGTCTGCACCCAGGGGCTCAACCTGTTCCGCGTCCTGGCCACCTGGCTGGCCCCGGTGCTGCCGCAGATGTGCGAGGACGCCCGCGCCTTCCTCAACGTGGAGACCCTGGACTGGCACGCCGTGGCCGGGGGCCCCCTGGTCGACCACCGCATCGAGCCCTTCAAGCCGCTCATGCAGCGGGTGGAGCCGGCCCAGCTGGAGGCGGTGGTGGAAGAGTCCCGCGAGCACCTGCGGGCCACCGCCGGGCAGGCGGAGGCAGAGCCCGCGGCCCCGCCCTCGCCGCTGGAGGAGAACCCCATCGCCGCGGAGATCGGCATCGATGAGTTCGCGAAGATCGATCTCCGGGTGGCGCGCATCGAGAAGGCCGAGCACGTGGAGGGCGCCGACAAGCTGCTGAAGCTGACCCTGGACCTGGGCGGCGAAACGCGCACCGTGTTCGCCGGCATCAAGTCGGCCTACCAGCCCGAACAGCTCACCGGCCGGCTCACGGTCATGGTGGCCAACCTCGCGCCCCGCAAGATGCGCTTCGGGGTCTCCGAGGGGATGGTCCTCGCGGCCGGACCGGGCGGCAGGGAGCTGTTCGTCCTCGCCCCGGACAGCGGCGCGCAACCCGGCATGCGGGTGAAATGAGGGGCGGCGGCGGAGCGTGCGCCGCCGGGTTCACCACCGGGCATTGATAATTGTCATTCAATCCGGGGACGTGGACGTTTTTAAATCCGGATCATTAATTTTCATGGGGCGCCCATAACAAAACATTATTGCACCCGCATTAAAAGTAGGGTATTTATTTGTGCGTCGCACAAAAAGAAGAAAGAATATCGGGTAGAAGCGCGCTCCGCTAACGTCCATCATAGGGGATGGCCGGTGCGCAGCCCGGTTTTCGAAAGGTGATTGATTGTAGGGGAAATACGTGGGCCGATGACCGAATACCTGCTCATCCTCGTCAGCACGGTGCTGGTGAACAACTTCGTGCTGGTCAAGTTTCTCGGCCTCTGCCCCTTCATGGGCGTGTCCAAGAAACTCGAAACCGCCGCCGGCATGTCGCTGGCGACCACCTTCGTGCTCACCCTCTCGGCGGTGATGAGCTACCTGGTGGAAGCCTATGTCCTCGCTCCGCTGGGGCTGGAGTTCCTGCGCACCATCGGCTTCATCCTGGTGATCGCGGTGGTGGTGCAGTTCACCGAGATGGTGGTGCACAAGACCAGTCCCGTGCTCTACCAGCTGCTCGGCATCTATCTGCCCCTCATCACCACCAACTGCATCGTGCTCGGCGTGGCCCTGCTCAACGTGCAGACCGATCACGGTTTCCTGCAATCGGCCATCTACGGGCTCGGCGCCGCCATCGGCTTCTCCCTGGTGCTGGTGCTGTTCGCCGCCATGCGTGAGCGCCTGGCGGCCGCC
This region includes:
- the metG gene encoding methionine--tRNA ligase; amino-acid sequence: MPEKKRRILVTSALPYANGSIHLGHLVEYIQTDIWVRFQKSRGHHCVYVCADDAHGTPIMLRAEQEGITPEALIERVEAEHQADFSEFLVGFDNYYSTHSPENQHYANLIYTRLRDAGHIATRTITQAFDPVKEMFLPDRFIKGECPRCGTPDQYGDSCESCGATYAPTDLKNPRSAISGAVPVEKESLHYFFRLGDFEPFLRSWVAEHIQPQMQNKLGEWFETGLQDWDISRDAPYWGFEIPDAPGKFFYVWLDAPIGYMASFQNYCDRTGESFDDYWGRESGAELYHFIGKDIAYFHTLFWPAELHGAGFRTPSAVFCHGFLTVNGQKMSKSRGTFIMARTYLRHLRPEYLRYYFATKLGSGIEDLDLNLEDFRQRVNSDLVGKVVNIASRCAGFIHKLFEGRLAATLPDPHTYGEFVAAGESIAEAYEAREFSRAMREVMQLADRANQYIDEQKPWVMAKDPLRAPEVQAVCTQGLNLFRVLATWLAPVLPQMCEDARAFLNVETLDWHAVAGGPLVDHRIEPFKPLMQRVEPAQLEAVVEESREHLRATAGQAEAEPAAPPSPLEENPIAAEIGIDEFAKIDLRVARIEKAEHVEGADKLLKLTLDLGGETRTVFAGIKSAYQPEQLTGRLTVMVANLAPRKMRFGVSEGMVLAAGPGGRELFVLAPDSGAQPGMRVK
- the rsxA gene encoding electron transport complex subunit RsxA, giving the protein MTEYLLILVSTVLVNNFVLVKFLGLCPFMGVSKKLETAAGMSLATTFVLTLSAVMSYLVEAYVLAPLGLEFLRTIGFILVIAVVVQFTEMVVHKTSPVLYQLLGIYLPLITTNCIVLGVALLNVQTDHGFLQSAIYGLGAAIGFSLVLVLFAAMRERLAAADVPVPFRGAAIGMITAGLMSLAFMGFTGLVKG